In one Nicotiana sylvestris chromosome 8, ASM39365v2, whole genome shotgun sequence genomic region, the following are encoded:
- the LOC138875262 gene encoding uncharacterized protein produces MPKATPNNERFLVTEAWKHSDFLCKNYILSGLEDGLYNVYSVMKTSRELWNALEKKYKAEDAGLKKFVAAKSLDFKMIDGNLVSSCSFIEKLPPLWKDFKNYLKHKCKEMTLEDLIVRLRIEEDNKAAEKKSRGSSTIMGANIVEEASTSKKRTKPSGSKNYPSKKRFKCNCHNCGKVGHKATECRAPKKDKKKVKQL; encoded by the exons ATGCCTAAAGCAACCCCTAACAACGAGCGCTTCCTTGTTACTGAGGCTTGGAAGCACTCTGATTTTCTGTGCAAAAATTACATTTTAAGTGGACTGGAAGATGGCCTGTATAACGTTTATAGCGTCATGAAAACATCAAGAGAACTATGGAATGCTCTTGAAAAGAAGTACAAGGCTGAAGATGCTGGACTAAAGAAGTTTGTGGCTGCCAAATCTCTGGATTTCAAAATGATTGACGGTAATCT CGTTTCAAGTTGCTCATTTATTGAAAAGTTGCCTCCGCTGTGGAAGGACTTTAAGAATTACTTGAAACATAAGTGCAAGGAGATGACGCTTGAAGACCTTATTGTTCGTCTACGGATTGAAGAGGACAACAAGGCTGCTGAGAAGAAATCTCGTGGAAGTTCAACAATAATGGGTGCAAATATTGTTGAGGAAGCTTCAACGAGTAAAAAGAGAACGAAGCCATCTGGATCAAAGAATTATCCTAGCAAGAAGAGGTTTAAATGTAATTGCCACAATTGTGGAAAGGTTGGACACAAAGCTACTGAATGTCGTGCACCAAAGAAGGACAAGAAGAAAGTCAAGCAATTATGA